From Ictidomys tridecemlineatus isolate mIctTri1 chromosome 2, mIctTri1.hap1, whole genome shotgun sequence, the proteins below share one genomic window:
- the Dda1 gene encoding DET1- and DDB1-associated protein 1, producing MADFLKGLPVYNKSNFSRFHADSVCKASNRRPSVYLPTREYPSEQIIVTEKTNILLRYLHQQWDKKNAAKKREQEQVELEGESSAPPRKVARTDSPDMHEDT from the exons ATG GCAGATTTTTTGAAAGGATTACCTGTCTACAACAAAAGCAATTTTAGTCGATTTCATGCCGACTCCGTGTGCAAAGCTTCG AATCGACGTCCCTCCGTCTACCTGCCTACTCGGGAGTACCCATCAGAACAGA TCATTGTGACAGAAAAGACAAACATCCTTCTGCGCTACCTACATCAGCAATGGGACAAAAAG AATGCCGCCAAGAAGAGAGAGCAGGAGCAGGTGGAGCTGGAGGGCGAGAGCTCGGCACCGCCCCGCAAGGTGGCACGGACCGACAGCCCCGACATGCACGAGGACACTTAA
- the Ankle1 gene encoding ankyrin repeat and LEM domain-containing protein 1 → MGAAAGLAQQLRAALQEEEPRAVEELLRRGADPNLVLTDGAAAIHLAAGARHPKGLCCLGVLLRGGGDPNARSAEALTPLHVAAAWGCRRGLELLLSQGADPALRDQDGLRPLDLAVQQGHQDCARILCELDSPTAARAEAQEPESEPEPGSPGVSAPPDVTLDSTALQAPLSRADRGDVGLESGPGSPNLPAALECADKDGDSEAPLGCWDCSSEVSFVTAVEVSGDEDPALDTSPWVGSLPQTTRGRPDHPSQRIPRPGSAPQLVRQGHQAIREAELSTCLQALSLTCPHTAGCPPSPSASLLDGSSACSPPQEQPPGPPTLSDDQTFLGRDEAALWLTEDELSSTEGRNPVLSCQHLPVPAKSDPELPQAHQVLDKSPGLVAPFTWHPYRQQPEEARATPGPEFSGYSPELAKALRTGHIPDAQSDEDALAQQFEQPDPTKRWREGVVKSSFTYLLLDPRETQDLPARAFSLTRAECFQIFVRAIFYVGKGTRARPDAHLWEALGYRGRPRKQACPKVRQILDIWDSGRGVISLHCFQHVVAVEAYTREACLVDALGIQKLTNQKQGHYYGVVADWPRHRRRRLGVHLLHRALLVFLAEGQRELRPQDIQARG, encoded by the exons ATGGGTGCCGCGGCCGGCCTGGCTCAGCAGCTGCGGGCGGCGCTACAGGAGGAGGAGCCGCG GGCAGTGGAGGAGCTGCTGCGCCGCGGCGCCGACCCTAACCTGGTGCTTACTGATGGCGCGGCCGCCATACACTTGGCGGCTGGAGCCCGACACCCGAAAGGCCTGTGCTGCCTCGGGGTCCTGCTACGCGGAGGAGGGGACCCCAACGCTCG ATCGGCCGAAGCGTTGACGCCACTGCATGTGGCCGCCGCCTGGGGCTGTCGCCGCGGCCTGGAGCTATTGCTGAGCCAAGGAGCGGACCCCGCGCTGCGTGACCAG GACGGACTCAGGCCCCTGGACCTAGCGGTGCAGCAGGGGCACCAAGACTGCGCACGCATCCTGTGCGAGCTGGACTCTCCGACCGCAGCCCGGGCAGAGGCCCAGGAGCCAGAGTCAGAGCCGGAGCCTGGCA GCCCAGGTGTCTCTGCGCCACCTGATGTGACACTGGACTCCACAGCACTCCAAGCCCCGCTGAGCAGAGCTGACAGAGGGGACGTGGGCCTGGAGTCTGGCCCTGGATCCCCCAACCTCCCTGCCGCCCTTGAGTGTGCAGACAAGGATGGGGACTCAGAGGCCCCCCTCGGGTGCTGGGACTGCTCCTCGGAGGTCTCCTTCGTCACTGCAGTTGAGGTTTCTGGAGATGAGGACCCAGCCCTGGACACTTCTCCCTGGGTCGGGTCATTGCCCCAGACCACTCGGGGACGGCCTGATCATCCTAGTCAGAGGATACCAAGGCCTGGAAGTGCCCCACAGCTGGTGCGTCAAGGCCACCAGGCCATCAGGGAGGCAGAGCTGAGCACCTGTCTGCAGGCCCTGAGCCTGACCTGTCCCCATACAGCAGGCTGCCcgccttctccctcagcctccctcctggaTGGGAGCTCAGCCTGTAGCCCTCCACAGGAACAGCCACCTGGACCCCCCACCCTGAGCGATGATCAGACGTTCCTTGGTAGGGACGAGGCTGCCCTCTGGCTGACAGAGGATGAGCTGAGCTCCACAGAGGGCAGGAACCCTGTCCTGTCTTGCCAGCACCTGCCAGTCCCTGCCAAATCTGACCCGGAGCTGCCACAGGCACATCAAGTGCTTGACAAGAGCCCTGGCCTCGTGGCGCCCTTCACCTGGCACCCCTACCGTCAACAGCCCGAAGAAGCCCGGGCCACCCCTG GCCCAGAGTTTTCCGGGTACAGTCCAGAACTGGCCAAGGCCCTACGGACAGGCCATATTCCAGATGCTCAGTCCGATGAAGATGCACTTGCCCAGCAGTTTGAGCAACCAGATCCCACGAAGAGGTGGCGGGAGGGGGTTGTAAAGTCCAGCTTCACATATCTGCTGCTAGACCCCAG GGAGACTCAGGATCTGCCAGCCCGAGCCTTCTCGCTGACCCGAGCCGAGTGTTTTCAGATTTTCGTTCGTGCCATCTTCTATGTGGGCAAGGGGACACGTGCCCGACCAGATGCCCACCTCTGGGAGGCCCTTGGCTACCGTGGACGGCCAAGAAAACAG GCATGCCCCAAAGTGCGCCAGATCTTGGACATCTGGGACAGTGGCCGCGGTGTCATCTCCCTGCATTGCTTCCAACACGTGGTGGCGGTGGAGGCTTACACTCGGGAGGCGTGTCTTGTGGATGCTCTAG gAATCCAGAAACTGACCAACCAGAAACAAGGGCACTACTACGGAGTGGTGGCAGACTGGCCCCGCCATCGGCGCCGGCGCTTGGGGGTGCATCTGCTACACCGTGCCCTCCTTGTCTTTTTGGCCGAGGGCCAGCGAGAGCTGCGGCCTCAGGACATCCAGGCCCGTGGCTGA
- the Mrpl34 gene encoding large ribosomal subunit protein bL34m, whose protein sequence is MAFFAGSLLGPAGKSAAQLGGRLLQPRIWLGFPDSWGLPVLQQARGKARGNEYQPSNIKRKHKHGWIRRLSTPAGVQVILRRMLKGRKSLSH, encoded by the exons ATGGCTTTCTTCGCCGGATCCCTATTGGGCCCCGCTGGCAAGTCGGCGGCGCAGCTAGGTGGCAG GTTGTTACAGCCCAGGATATGGTTGGGGTTCCCAGACTCCTGGGGCCTCCCTGTCTTGCAGCAGGCCCGTGGCAAGGCGCGCGGAAACGAGTATCAGCCGAGTAACATCAAACGCAAGCACAAGCACGGGTGGATCCGGCGCCTGAGCACGCCGGCCGGCGTTCAGGTCATCCTCCGTCGCATGCTCAAGGGCCGCAAGTCTCTGAGCCACTGA
- the Abhd8 gene encoding protein ABHD8: MLTGVTDGFFCCLLGTPPNAVGPLESVESSDGYTFVEVKPGRVLRVKHAGPALAPTPPPPPPLDAAQGDRSGLVRCQRRITVYRSGRLLVENLGRAPRADLLHGQNGSGEPPAALEVELADPAGSDGRSNPGSAGSGSGGRRRRARRPKRTIHIDCEKRITSCKGAQADVVLFFIHGVGGSLAIWKEQLDFFVRLGYEVVAPDLAGHGASSAPQVAAAYTFYALAEDMRAIFKRYAKKRNVLIGHSYGVSFCTFLAHEYPDLVHKVIMINGGGPTALEPSICSIFNMPTCVLHCLSPCLAWSFLKAGFARQGAKEKQLLKEGNAFNVSSFVLRAMMSGQYWPEGDEVYHAELTVPVLLVHGMHDKFVPVEEDQRMAEILLLAFLKLIDEGSHMVMLECPETVNTLLHEFLLWEPEPSPKALPEPQPEPPEEKK; encoded by the exons ATGCTGACCGGGGTGACCGACGGTTTCTTCTGCTGCCTCCTGGGCACGCCCCCTAACGCTGTGGGGCCCCTGGAAAGCGTCGAGTCCAGCGATGGCTACACCTTTGTGGAGGTCAAACCTGGCCGTGTGCTGCGGGTGAAGCACGCTGGACCCGCCCTTGCTCCCACTCCACCTCCACCGCCGCCTCTGGATGCTGCCCAGGGGGACAGGTCCGGCTTGGTCCGCTGCCAGCGCCGGATCACTGTGTACCGCAGCGGGCGCTTGCTGGTGGAGAACCTGGGCCGGGCGCCGAGAGCTGACCTCCTGCATGGGCAGAATGGCTCTGGGGAGCCACCGGCCGCCCTGGAGGTAGAGCTGGCCGATCCGGCAGGCAGCGATGGCCGCTCGAACCCGGGCAGTGCGGGTAGTGGCAGCGGAGGGCGGAGGCGGCGAGCCAGACGCCCGAAGAGGACCATCCACATTGACTGTGAGAAGCGCATCACTAGCTGCAAGGGCGCCCAGGCGGACGTGGTACTGTTTTTCATCCATGGTGTCGGTGGCTCCCTGGCCATCTGGAAGGAGCAACTGGACTTCTTTGTGCGCCTAGGCTATGAGGTGGTGGCACCTGACCTGGCTGGCCACGGGGCCAGCTCTGCGCCTCAGGTAGCTGCAGCCTACACCTTCTATGCGCTGGCTGAGGACATGCGAGCCATCTTCAAGCGCTATGCAAAGAAGCGAAACGTGCTCATTGGACATTCCTATGG GGTGTCCTTCTGCACATTCCTGGCACATGAGTACCCTGACCTGGTGCACAAGGTGATCATGATCAATGGCGGGGGCCCCACCGCCCTGGAGCCCAGCATCTGCTCCATCTTCAATATGCCCACGTGCGTCCTGCACTGCTTGtcgccctgcctggcctggagcTTCCTCAA GGCCGGCTTTGCCCGCCAAGGAGCCAAAGAGAAGCAGCTGCTGAAGGAAGGCAACGCGTTCAACGTGTCGTCCTTCGTGCTAAGGGCCATGATGAGCGGCCAGTACTGGCCCGAGGGCGACGAAGTCTACCACGCTGAGCTCACGGTGCCTGTCCTGCTTGTCCACGGCATGCACGACAAGTTTGTGCCAGTGGAGGAAGACCAGCGCATGGCGGAG ATCCTGCTCCTGGCCTTCCTGAAGCTTATCGACGAAGGCAGCCACATGGTGATGTTGGAGTGCCCGGAGACGGTCAACACGCTGCTCCACGAGTTCCTGCTCTGGGAGCCGGAACCCTCGCCCAAGGCTCTGCCCGAGCCCCAGCCCGAGCCTCCAGAGGAGAAGAAGTAG
- the Babam1 gene encoding BRISC and BRCA1-A complex member 1, whose translation MEVVEPNSPTEEEEEEEEEEEEEEQSAEPRPRTRSNPEGAEDRALGAQASVGSRSEGEGEAASAEDGTPNPPGTGPKPWQVPPPAPEVQIRTPRVNCLEKVIICLDLSEEMSLPKLESFNGSKTNALNVSQKMIEMFVRTKHKIDKSHEFALVVVNDDTAWLSGLTSDPRELCSCLYDLETASCSSFNLEGLFSLIQQKTELPVTENVQTIPPPYVVRTILVYSRPPCQPQLSLTEPMKRMFQCPYFFFDVVYIHNGTEEKEEETSWKDMFAFMGSLDTKGTSYKYEVALAGPALELHNCMAKLLAHPLQRPCQSHASYSLLEEEEEATEVEATV comes from the exons ATGGAAGTGGTAGAGCCCAACAGTcccacagaggaggaggaggaggaggaggaagaggaggaggaagaggagcagtcTGCAGAACCTCGGCCTCGCACCCGTTCCAACCCTGAGGGGGCTGAGGACCGGGCACTGGGGGCCCAGGCCAGCGTGGGTAGCCGCAGTGAGGGCGAGGGTGAGGCGGCCAGTGCTGAAGATGGGACCCCCAACCCTCCAGGAACTGGCCCCAAGCCCTGGCAGGTGCCCCCACCAGCCCCTGAGGTCCAGATTCGAACACCAAGGGTCAACTGTCTGGAAAAGGTG ATTATCTGTCTGGACCTGTCCGAGGAAATGTCGCTGCCAAAGCTGGAGTCATTCAATGG CTCCAAAACCAATGCCCTCAATGTCTCCCAGAAAATGATCGAGATGTTTGTGAGGACAAAGCACAAGATCGACAAGAGCCACGAGTTCGCGCTGGTGGTGGTGAACGACGACACGGCCTGG CTCTCCGGCCTTACTTCCGACCCCCGCGAGCTCTGCAGCTGCCTCTACGACCTGGAAACGGCCTCGTGCTCCTCCTTCA ATCTGGAAGGGCTCTTCAGCCTCAT CCAGCAGAAGACAGAGCTGCCTGTCACGGAGAACGTGCAGACCATCCCGCCGCCGTACGTGGTCCGCACCATCCTTGTCTACAGCCGCCCGCCCTGCCAGCCCCAGCTGTCCCTGACAGAGCCCATGAAG AGAATGTTCCAGTGtccatatttcttctttgatgttGTTTACATCCACAATGGCAccgaggagaaagaggaggagaccAGTTGGAAG GACATGTTTGCCTTCATGGGCAGCTTGGACACCAAGGGTACCAGCTACAAATATGAGGTGGCCCTAGCGGGGCCAGCCCTGGAGTTACACAACTGCATGGCCAAGCTGTTGGCCCACCCACTGCAGCGACCGTGCCAGAGCCATGCCTCCTACAGcctgctggaggaggaggaagaagccaCCGAGGTCGAGGCCACCGTGTGA